Proteins encoded together in one Streptomyces umbrinus window:
- a CDS encoding helix-turn-helix domain-containing protein produces the protein MEEGGTVAGDEFSELLGQLKERSGLSYGVLGKRLHTSTSTLHRYVNGDAVPTDYAPVERFARACKASPEELVELHRRWVLADARRGQKTGEGPGEGAARGSAVGSGAGSVAGAVESASGGDPALASDSPAAWGPAAGSESSADVPGGGDVLGSGSEGERAGASDAPRVRRRTVVLAGAAVAAAVVSAALVVNLVPGKSDDGEGRKRSVGAAAKTVDESPGASASGDAKGRSASPSASRSGTPTASSSASRSAGAGAGAAQDSGAKESASAPTVAVNPYKWENPCSQHYLVDRKPEQVPPPPSESDARGWVSALGGVAGGQQMLALTVQGTGKATVVLEELHVRVVEKSAPLAWNDYEMGVGCGGGVETTSFAVNLDAGRPATSPKAGQRDFPYKVSESDPEVFYIFADARAHNVSWYLELDWSSGTKQGTVRVDNKGQPFRTSGNVGRPAYNYPLGDSEWGRNEYEPDIPG, from the coding sequence ATGGAAGAGGGAGGAACGGTGGCGGGGGACGAGTTCTCGGAGCTCTTGGGACAGTTGAAGGAGCGGTCCGGGCTCAGTTACGGGGTGCTCGGGAAGCGGCTTCACACGAGTACGTCCACGCTTCACCGGTACGTCAACGGGGATGCCGTGCCGACGGACTACGCGCCCGTGGAGCGGTTCGCCCGCGCCTGCAAGGCCTCCCCCGAGGAACTGGTGGAGCTGCATCGGCGGTGGGTCCTCGCGGATGCGCGGCGGGGGCAGAAGACGGGGGAGGGGCCTGGAGAGGGGGCCGCCCGGGGGTCTGCGGTGGGGTCGGGTGCGGGTTCGGTGGCGGGGGCTGTTGAGTCCGCTTCGGGCGGTGACCCGGCTTTGGCTTCGGACTCGCCCGCTGCTTGGGGGCCGGCTGCCGGGTCGGAGTCGTCTGCGGATGTGCCCGGCGGGGGCGATGTTCTCGGCTCAGGGTCCGAGGGCGAGCGTGCCGGGGCGTCGGACGCGCCCCGCGTGCGGCGGCGTACCGTCGTGCTCGCTGGTGCCGCCGTGGCCGCCGCGGTCGTGTCGGCCGCCCTCGTGGTGAATCTCGTGCCGGGCAAGAGCGACGACGGTGAGGGCAGGAAGCGGTCCGTGGGGGCCGCCGCCAAGACCGTCGACGAAAGTCCCGGGGCCAGTGCGTCCGGTGACGCGAAGGGCAGGTCCGCCTCGCCGTCCGCCTCGCGCAGCGGTACTCCGACCGCGTCCTCCTCCGCCTCCCGGAGCGCCGGGGCCGGGGCCGGGGCCGCGCAGGACTCCGGGGCCAAGGAGAGTGCCTCCGCGCCGACCGTCGCCGTCAACCCGTACAAGTGGGAGAACCCGTGCAGTCAGCACTACCTCGTCGACCGGAAGCCCGAGCAGGTGCCTCCGCCGCCGAGTGAGTCGGACGCGCGCGGGTGGGTCAGCGCGCTCGGCGGGGTCGCCGGCGGGCAGCAGATGCTCGCGCTGACCGTGCAGGGCACCGGGAAGGCCACCGTCGTCCTGGAGGAGCTGCACGTGCGGGTCGTGGAGAAGAGCGCGCCGCTCGCCTGGAACGACTACGAGATGGGCGTCGGGTGCGGTGGCGGGGTGGAGACGACGTCGTTCGCCGTGAATCTGGACGCGGGACGGCCCGCGACCTCGCCCAAGGCCGGGCAGCGCGACTTCCCGTACAAGGTGAGCGAGTCCGACCCCGAGGTCTTCTACATCTTCGCGGACGCCCGGGCGCACAACGTGAGCTGGTACCTGGAGCTCGACTGGTCCAGCGGGACCAAGCAGGGCACCGTACGCGTCGACAACAAGGGGCAGCCCTTCCGGACCAGCGGGAACGTGGGGCGGCCCGCGTACAACTACCCGCTCGGCGACTCCGAATGGGGGCGGAACGAGTACGAGCCCGATATTCCGGGCTGA
- a CDS encoding SAM-dependent methyltransferase: MPGDALSQDPAELRRRIDTTRAHPARVYDVFLGGKDNYDVDRAAAAAALAANPRGYLDVRHNRDFLRRAVNTLTGEEGIRQYLDIGTGLPTQENVHQIAQRLAPDSRVVYVDNDPVVLAHARALLTSGPEGLTDYIDADLENPAQILEAAGKTLDFDRPVALALVAILHFVEDEKAYPIVRELIDALPSGSRLVLSHLTEDLNPETIRAVQRTYTERGFTFVLRSKAEVERFLTENGLEVDEPGVVPAHHWRPDNAAPVPEQPEPGYFEGLDDIEKVRYRDINDVTDADINVYAVTGRKP, from the coding sequence ATGCCCGGTGACGCTCTCAGTCAGGACCCCGCAGAGCTGAGAAGGAGGATCGACACCACCAGGGCACACCCGGCACGTGTCTACGACGTCTTCCTCGGGGGCAAGGACAACTACGACGTCGACCGGGCCGCTGCCGCCGCCGCGCTCGCGGCCAACCCGCGCGGCTACCTGGACGTCCGGCACAACCGCGACTTCCTGCGCCGGGCCGTGAACACGCTGACGGGCGAAGAGGGCATCCGGCAGTACCTGGACATCGGCACGGGGCTGCCGACCCAGGAGAACGTCCACCAGATCGCCCAGCGCCTCGCCCCCGACTCCCGGGTCGTGTACGTCGACAACGACCCGGTCGTCCTCGCCCACGCGCGCGCCCTGCTCACCAGCGGGCCCGAGGGCCTGACCGACTACATCGACGCCGACCTGGAGAACCCGGCCCAGATCCTCGAAGCGGCCGGCAAGACCCTCGACTTCGACCGGCCGGTCGCCCTCGCGCTCGTGGCGATCCTGCACTTCGTCGAGGACGAGAAGGCCTACCCGATCGTGCGCGAGCTGATCGACGCCCTGCCCTCGGGCAGCCGGCTCGTGCTCAGCCATCTCACCGAGGACCTCAACCCCGAGACCATCCGCGCGGTCCAGCGGACGTACACCGAGCGCGGGTTCACGTTCGTGCTGCGTTCGAAGGCGGAGGTCGAGCGGTTCCTCACCGAGAACGGCCTGGAGGTCGACGAGCCCGGCGTGGTCCCCGCCCACCACTGGCGGCCCGACAACGCGGCGCCCGTCCCCGAGCAGCCCGAGCCCGGCTACTTCGAGGGCCTCGACGACATCGAGAAGGTCAGGTACCGCGACATCAACGACGTGACGGACGCGGACATCAACGTGTACGCGGTCACGGGGCGCAAGCCCTGA